In one Campylobacter insulaenigrae NCTC 12927 genomic region, the following are encoded:
- the nspC gene encoding carboxynorspermidine decarboxylase, with product MQIQHYLDKNFQTPAYILEEEKLRKNCELLAKVSEQSGAKILLALKGFAFSGAMDIVGEYLSGCTCSGLWEAKYAKEFMNKEIHTFSPAFKEDEIDEIVKLSHHIVFNSFNQFKKYKEKAKQKSIGLRCNPEISVAPKEIYNPCGKYSRLGIRSCDFENEDIGEVSGLHFHALCEESAHSLELVLNAFEDKFQPYIKKMKWINFGGGHHITRQGYDVQKLIDICKKFSDKYNVQVYLEPGEAIGWECGSLVASVIDIVENEKKIAILDVSSEAHMPDTIIMPYTSEILNARILASRDGMRYGELKKGEVSYLLGGNTCLAGDIMGEYAFDKELFVGQKIVFLDQIHYSIVKNTTFNGVRLPNLMMLDKNKKLSIVREFGYENYSKRN from the coding sequence ATGCAAATTCAACATTATCTTGATAAAAATTTTCAAACTCCCGCATATATTTTAGAAGAAGAAAAACTTCGAAAAAATTGTGAACTTTTGGCTAAAGTTAGCGAGCAAAGTGGAGCAAAGATTTTACTTGCACTAAAAGGATTCGCCTTTTCTGGTGCTATGGATATTGTAGGAGAATATTTATCAGGATGTACTTGTAGTGGGCTTTGGGAAGCCAAATATGCTAAAGAATTTATGAATAAAGAAATTCATACTTTTTCACCTGCATTTAAAGAGGATGAAATTGATGAAATTGTAAAACTTTCTCATCATATTGTATTTAATTCTTTTAATCAATTTAAAAAATATAAAGAAAAAGCAAAACAAAAAAGTATAGGTTTGCGTTGTAATCCTGAAATTTCAGTAGCACCAAAAGAAATTTATAATCCTTGTGGAAAATATTCAAGACTTGGCATTAGAAGTTGTGATTTTGAAAACGAAGATATAGGTGAAGTTAGTGGTCTTCATTTTCACGCTTTATGTGAAGAAAGTGCACATTCTTTAGAACTTGTATTAAATGCTTTTGAGGATAAATTTCAGCCCTATATTAAAAAAATGAAATGGATAAATTTTGGTGGCGGTCATCATATCACAAGGCAAGGTTATGATGTACAAAAACTTATAGATATTTGTAAAAAATTTTCTGATAAATATAATGTACAAGTGTATCTTGAGCCAGGTGAAGCTATTGGATGGGAATGTGGAAGTTTAGTTGCTAGTGTGATAGATATTGTAGAAAATGAAAAAAAAATTGCCATTTTAGATGTATCTAGTGAAGCACATATGCCAGATACTATCATTATGCCTTATACTAGTGAAATTTTAAATGCTAGAATTTTAGCTAGTCGCGATGGGATGCGATATGGTGAGTTAAAAAAAGGAGAAGTTTCTTATTTACTAGGAGGTAATACGTGTTTAGCAGGTGATATTATGGGTGAATATGCTTTTGATAAAGAGCTTTTTGTCGGGCAAAAAATAGTTTTTTTAGATCAAATTCATTATTCTATAGTTAAAAATACAACTTTTAATGGAGTTAGACTTCCAAATTTAATGATGTTAGATAAAAATAAAAAATTATCCATAGTTAGAGAGTTTGGTTATGAAAATTATTCAAAACGAAACTAA
- a CDS encoding formate dehydrogenase subunit gamma: MAADSMPKGTQIWNEQRVLNINSYENFGTLWTKLQGEYIASAVFIILILVISAFALHYMVIGPKKFSHDGKKIYAFSLFERLFHFVAAISWIILVPTGLVMIFGSYFGGGFFVRMCKNLHGIATILFIISIIPMLLCWIKRMLPAKYDLRWMMIVGGYLSKEKKPVPAGKFNFGQKSWYYIAVFGGFVMIITGAFMFFLDFNSTSLQAIFGISHIDILRISAIVHNILGILCAVFFAIHIYMAVFAIKGSIHSMISGYKEEEEVYILHSYWYKELSDKKQINPSYSYDSKTKF; encoded by the coding sequence ATGGCTGCAGATTCTATGCCAAAGGGCACGCAAATTTGGAACGAACAAAGAGTTTTGAATATTAATTCTTATGAAAATTTTGGTACTTTATGGACAAAATTACAAGGAGAATATATTGCAAGTGCAGTATTTATAATACTTATTTTAGTTATTAGTGCTTTTGCTTTGCATTATATGGTAATAGGTCCAAAGAAATTTTCTCACGATGGAAAAAAAATTTATGCTTTTTCTCTTTTTGAAAGATTATTTCATTTTGTGGCAGCTATCTCTTGGATTATACTTGTGCCAACGGGCTTAGTTATGATTTTTGGTTCATATTTTGGCGGAGGATTTTTTGTAAGAATGTGTAAAAATTTGCATGGTATAGCTACAATTTTATTTATCATTTCTATTATTCCTATGCTTTTGTGTTGGATTAAAAGAATGCTTCCAGCTAAATATGATTTAAGATGGATGATGATAGTCGGTGGGTACTTAAGCAAAGAAAAAAAACCAGTTCCTGCGGGAAAATTTAATTTTGGACAAAAATCTTGGTATTACATAGCTGTATTTGGTGGATTTGTTATGATCATAACAGGTGCTTTTATGTTTTTTCTTGATTTTAATTCCACTTCCTTGCAAGCAATTTTTGGTATTTCTCATATAGATATTTTAAGAATATCTGCTATTGTCCACAATATATTGGGGATTTTATGTGCTGTATTTTTTGCTATACATATTTATATGGCTGTGTTTGCTATAAAAGGAAGCATACATTCGATGATTAGTGGTTATAAAGAAGAAGAAGAAGTTTATATCCTGCATTCTTATTGGTATAAAGAGTTAAGCGATAAAAAGCAAATTAATCCTTCATATAGCTATGATTCTAAAACGAAATTTTAA
- a CDS encoding molecular chaperone TorD family protein — protein MQDIDISRKYFYEFFSKAFNFIDEYEFKIWHEQILVLAQKPLEDSLMRDFKNLCECDFENFKSEQNAVFFDFSYVNVPMSASFYDEGRDDGKMKLQACEIMRKSQFRKNEKCRQSEDEFGFLFAFMASVIEYDLKIAEQLFRFVINPVIDEFIQKLQIHKNSKIYVCIANIMKVFFINERAYLEIQAPIKKEGKSIADEALQRLPYEPRLPTKFSKTHIEELSKL, from the coding sequence ATGCAAGATATCGATATTTCTCGTAAATATTTTTATGAGTTTTTTTCTAAGGCATTTAATTTTATCGATGAATATGAATTTAAAATTTGGCATGAGCAAATTTTAGTTTTGGCTCAAAAACCTTTAGAAGACAGTTTAATGAGAGATTTTAAGAATCTTTGTGAGTGCGATTTTGAAAATTTTAAATCCGAACAAAATGCTGTATTTTTTGATTTTTCTTATGTAAATGTTCCCATGAGTGCTTCTTTTTATGATGAAGGACGTGATGATGGCAAGATGAAACTACAAGCTTGTGAGATTATGAGAAAAAGTCAATTTCGAAAAAATGAAAAATGTAGACAAAGTGAAGATGAGTTTGGCTTTTTATTTGCATTTATGGCTAGCGTTATAGAATATGATTTAAAAATTGCTGAACAATTATTTCGTTTTGTTATCAATCCTGTAATAGATGAATTTATACAAAAGCTTCAAATTCATAAAAACTCTAAGATATATGTTTGTATAGCAAATATAATGAAAGTATTTTTTATTAATGAAAGGGCGTATTTGGAAATTCAAGCACCTATTAAAAAAGAAGGTAAAAGTATAGCAGATGAAGCATTGCAAAGATTACCATATGAACCAAGACTGCCGACAAAATTTAGCAAAACTCATATAGAGGAATTAAGTAAGCTTTAA